The Plasmodium falciparum 3D7 genome assembly, chromosome: 5 DNA window catttaatatataatatatatttttttaattttcatttcattttattatttttttttcttctttttttttttttttttttttttgttatatgaacacaagtatattataatattatataatattttaaaataatattttattattatattattattatttaatgttttttccttttctttttttttcaaattaacatgatatattattttatttaagaaaaaaaatcaaaaaatataaaatgatgaataaaaaatcaaTGCAAACTAAGAACTTTTTATCTGAAAGGAACTATGGAAGTATAGATCAAAATGTGAGgactaaaaataaaagaagattAATGAAATTCCAAAGTAAGAGTAAAGCAAAATcgttcctttttttattggAACTTATGGTATTCTCCCTTTTCATATGGATTTTAAAGAGTGCAAAGCATGTAAGTTTATATTttctgtatatatatatatatatatatatatatatatttatttatttatttatttatttatttatttatttatttattgatttattcATGTACACCTATATTTGTATTGCTCTACATAAAAcgataaaaaattatgttatccctacataaaaataatgattttgTATTTCTATCCATAATAACTACctatatataaacacatatttctttatttatccCTTTACATTAATTTCTTAGAACGTATCATCCAAAtcgatatataataaaaataaattccaTAACACGTTCAATAGAAGAGATACAAGAGTTTTAGCAGAGCAAGAAGATCAATACATAAGGAACCCAAATAATTCTAATTATCCTGATAGAGACCTTGACATCTGTAATTGGGATGAACCTCATAATCCTGAAAAAAATCCTTGTGCCATTCCACAAGACGATTTATCCAATGAAGGCATAGAAATAATTGATTATGttgataaaaaagaagaagagaAACTTAAAAATGATTTGAAAATACATTTTGGCAAACAACACTATGCATTAATtaaggatatatataaacctaTACAATCTTATGCAAACAATTTTTCAAAGGTCGTAGATCATTATGTTGGTAgtttaaaaagaattaacAATGCATTCAATTTAGATATTTTACGTACTGTTATATGCACAGCATTCCTTATACAACCAATAGTTTTATTAATGAAACTTCACCCTGAACTTCTTGTTCACATACCAatcaatattataatatccaTGGTTGTATTTAAATTAATGCATAAATCACTACGTAACGAACAAGAATCAAATAAATagaattttaaataaacatataaacagaaaaaaaaaaaaaaaaaaaaaaaaaaaaaactaatataataaaaataaaaaaaaaaattatatatatatcccttattttttcttttttattataacccattttttatttttcacatatatatatatgtatatatatatatataacttttaaAGTTTTATTTTGACTTATGTACTTTATAAACTTtgcatatatttcttttgcAATTATcgtaaatataattatttctataatttatgtaagttaatttaatttttttttttttttttttttttttttttttttaattatcgTGAAAATGGTGTTTTcgtaaatgaaataaataataaaatatttttgaataccatgaacataattatttttatttcattaattAATTTGTGTTTGtttctaaatatatttaacacATATGATGTTGATATTTTTCATTCAGATCCTAAATACGTAAAAcgttattaatttattatatttcaaggtaaaaatatatttatgtcaatataataatataattaaaaggtattttaattattttgattcctcttaaaattaaaaaacaatttaattatcacattttataaatattttcattgtCCAATTTATTTTAACATTAAATAGGTAACAGTTTcttttaaaagaataaataaaatttgtgCGTgtttaacataaaatattttatttacagttaatatataatattaattaaaaaattaacggatatagttattattattttttttataaaaacattagttctacatatatatattatatatatattttaatacgtataatatacaaataagtGAAAATtccaatataaaaaaaaaaaaaaaaaaaaaaaaattaaacaaatatttaaacaaaataataataaaatataaataaaaaaatacttcTAAGTATAgttatgaaataatatatatatatatatatatatattattacatttctTTTGTGATATTTTTCTCTTTAGCtcaaatttataatattataattaaaaacaacataatatattgctaaattttttttaatatattattaaactaCTTTTCTAGATGATTACTTTACATTCATTATGAAGAATGTGTATGATTTTTCccttttcaaaaaaaaaaaaaaaaacataataaatgaaaaaaaaactaatacGTATTTTCCAAGGTTTCCTTTAATGTTCTTTTTTGTTCAGGACTTAATTTTTTAGGAAAGACAATATCAAATTCAATGAAAAGATCACCTTTAACCGATGGACTTTTTGAATACGGCATACCTTCATTAGTTATTATCTTTTTACTATTTGGATTAATTATATCATCTACTCTTACATTTATATCTCTATTATCCAAAGATTTTATACTAAATTGAAAACCAGTTAAAGCTTTATCTAATGGTAAATAAcacttatatattaaattattccCTTCTCTTATAAATCTATCATGTggttttgtttttataataaaaactaAATCTCCGGGTTGTTCATTAGGAGATGATTGTTCTCCCTCACCATGAAAATTAATTTTCGTTCCTTCACTCCATCCAGGTTTTACATCAACAgttataaatgtattatctTCATAACTATTAAGACCCACAAACCTTTTTCTTGTtacctttaatttttttctacaaCCGGTATATAATTCTTCCAGTGTAACTTGCAAGGGAACTTCAAATGAAGCTGCTCTACCAAATGATCGAGAAAAAATATCTgcgcaaaaaaaaaaaaaaatatatatatatatatatatatatgcatgtttgtttattcattcatttatatatatatacatatatataaacatatatcacgtatatataatatgaaggATTCATTTTTCCCCTTTCTAACTTGATCTGCTTGATCTAGGTCTTCTTGAATTCATACTTGCGAAACCTTGAAAAGATGGAAAGTCATCAAAACCTTGCGAAAAGAAAGAACTTGCATCATGAGAAAAAAACCTACTGAACAATTCATTAGGATCTATATttgaatatgtataatatgcTTCATCGTTAGTTGTAGTTCCTCCTAATCCTGATTGTCCAAATAAATcgtaattttttcttttctcttCATCTGATAACACTTCATATGCTTCACCAATCAATTTAAATTTCCTTTCTGCTTCAACTTTATCTTCGTCATTTAGGTGCTTATCAGGATGCCATTTCATAGCCAGTTTTCTATAtgctttttttatatcatcttgTGTACAATCTTTAGTAAGACCTAATACAGC harbors:
- a CDS encoding heat shock protein 40, type II yields the protein MSILNKYEGKKNKIFLFIINIILFYTLEYVLIGSNYDKHNQSFGNEIFKNTKVFDFTSLRSLAEFNSGSSRESSKTDETDYYAVLGLTKDCTQDDIKKAYRKLAMKWHPDKHLNDEDKVEAERKFKLIGEAYEVLSDEEKRKNYDLFGQSGLGGTTTNDEAYYTYSNIDPNELFSRFFSHDASSFFSQGFDDFPSFQGFANIFSRSFGRAASFEVPLQVTLEELYTGCRKKLKVTRKRFVGLNSYEDNTFITVDVKPGWSEGTKINFHGEGEQSSPNEQPGDLVFIIKTKPHDRFIREGNNLIYKCYLPLDKALTGFQFSIKSLDNRDINVRVDDIINPNSKKIITNEGMPYSKSPSVKGDLFIEFDIVFPKKLSPEQKRTLKETLENTY
- a CDS encoding heat shock protein 40, type II — its product is MSILNKYEGKKNKIFLFIINIILFYTLEYVLIGSNYDKHNQSFGNEIFKNTKVFDFTSLRSLAEFNSGSSRESSKTDETDYYAVLGLTKDCTQDDIKKAYRKLAMKWHPDKHLNDEDKVEAERKFKLIGEAYEVLSDEEKRKNYDLFGQSGLGGTTTNDEAYYTYSNIDPNELFSRFFSHDASSFFSQGFDDFPSFQGFASMNSRRPRSSRSNIFSRSFGRAASFEVPLQVTLEELYTGCRKKLKVTRKRFVGLNSYEDNTFITVDVKPGWSEGTKINFHGEGEQSSPNEQPGDLVFIIKTKPHDRFIREGNNLIYKCYLPLDKALTGFQFSIKSLDNRDINVRVDDIINPNSKKIITNEGMPYSKSPSVKGDLFIEFDIVFPKKLSPEQKRTLKETLENTY